The Thermosynechococcus sp. HN-54 DNA segment CAAAAAGCAGAGCGGCGACCCTCTGTCAGCCATGAGAACGCCATGATATTCCCCAAGTAGTAAGGAAAGTAAAAGTAAAGAATCTCGTTGACTGTGGCGCGCAAAGGGGCAATACCAAAGAGCAAGAAGGCCAAGGGAGCCAAAAGAAAGATCACCCGTGGAATGGAAAGCAGCCAGTAGATGATACTCAGGGAATGGGAGAGGCGCTGCGTCAGCCACAGATTGGGCGCTGTGAAGAAATTCCCCCCCAGAAAGAGCATTTGCAGTGTGCCCTGCCCCCAGCGCAGCCGTTGGTTAATGTAGGCACTAATGGTCTCCGGCGACATGCCAGCGGCCAAGGCTTCATTGAGGTATTTGACGCGATAGCCAAGGCTTTGCAGCTTAATGGTTGTCATGTAGTCTTCGGTGATACTGTCTGTGGGAATGCCACCAATTTCATCGAGGGCACTACGACGAATCACAAAACAGGTGCCACAGCAGACAACGGAGTCCCAGTAGTCACGGCAGGGTTGAATAAAGCGAAAGAAAAGCGTTTGCTCATTGTTGAGGATGCCCTCTAGTCCTAGATTGACGGCGATGGGGTCTTCATTGAAAAAATGCTGCGGCGTCTGCACCATTGCCGTCTTGGGATCTTGGAAAAAGCCAACGGTGCGGGTGAGGAAGTTGCGCGTGGGCACGAAGTCGGCATCAAAGACGGTAATCAACTCCCCGGTGAGGGTGGGAAGCGCGTGGTTAATATTGCCCGCTTTAGCATGGCGGTTGTCGGGGCGATCGCGATACTCACAGCCGAGTTCTGCTGCCAAGGCACGCACTGCTGGCCGACGGGTATCATCGAGCAGGTAAACCCGCTTGTGGGGGTAGTCCATGGCTTGGCAGGCAATCACCGAACGCCGCAAAATATCTACCCCTTCGTTGTAGGTCGGTAAGATCACATCCACCCAAGGCAGATACTCACTGCGAATCACTGCTTGACTGAGGCGATCGGCTTCGGGTGTGCGGTCAATGGAGAAAATACAGTGAAAGAAAAAGGCCACGCTATTGAGAACCGTCAGCAGTTCCGCCAAAAAGAGGACGATGGAGATCGTGCCATTAAGGGGATCATCGAGATTCAAGCTGCCAAAAAAGCGCCACAGTTCATAGCGAATCCCTAGGAGGGCAATGCCGACACTAACGATGAGCCGTGACCAAAAAGTGGGTTTGGGGGAGAGTTCCTTGAGTAAAAACGTGATCGCTAGCCAAACAAAGGCGGGCAGTAGCAGTGCTTCAAGGGTTGTCCCTTGGGGGCGCATGATGGCTTGTCCCCCATGCCAAAAACCCACCAAATTGGGCAATAGATCCCGCCAGTCCACTTGCCAAAGCAACACCCCTAGGAGGGCGAGAATACCTAGGAGGACAAGCCAACCATCGGTTTGCAACAACTTGCGACCCATGATTTTAGGTTCCAAAAACCACTTCGACGCTTTGGCCGACGCCACAGAAACGCTCGGCGCTTAAGTCCTCGGGTAGGTTGTTCAGTTGAACGTCAACCGCCAGTTCGTTGCGAACAAGATCGGGAGGGGGCACGGCCACGTTTTCCCCCACTTCGACTTTACCTGGCCCACCACGAATGGCGCGGACAATGCCCTTTAGCCGGCGATCGCTCCCATCCAGTAAACGCACGGTAGCCTCCTGTCCGATCCGCAGGCGCGGATTATCTCGCTCCGCCACCAATGCCGTTGCCCAGACATCATTACAATCTAGAACCTTAACGATTGGATCGCCGGCAGTGAGCGGAATGCCTAAATCCCCCGTTTTGTGGATCACAGACCAAACGACTGCAGTCGTCGGTGCTTTCACTGGGGCAACTCGTTGCAGGGAGAGTTGCTGTTTGATATTGGCAATTTCACGGCGTAGCTCCCCAATGGTGGTGGCCACTGCCAAAAGTTCAACATCAATGTCAACGAGTTCAAGTTGTAAATCAATCAGGCGGATTTGGGGAAAGCTAAATGTGCGCGAAGCATCCAGTTGTAGTCCTTGGCGAGCCGCTTGTAGGGCAGTTCGTTGACGGCGTAGTTCGGCTTGTTTACTCTCAACAAATTTCGCCGCTTGCTTGGCACGGGAAACCGCTTCATCGGCTAATTGGCGCGCCACAGCTCCTGTTTCCACTAAGCTGGTGTAGCGATCGGCCTCAATGCGGGCAATGGCAAGGGCTTCCTGGGCTTGGCGGAGTTCCCCTAGGGTGCGCTGCACTGCTTCTTGGGCAAAGCGAATTTCGAGAGCTTGCTGACTCTGTTGATAGCGATCGAGCTGGTTGATGAGAGCCATGCGGCTATTGCGTTTCTGTTGGAGTCCCTGCTGCTGCGAAAGGGCAACATTGAGTCGAGTTTCCAGATTTTGGCGATCGGTTTCCAGTTGGGGATTGCGATCGTTGCGGATGGTACCAATTTCCGTGCCTGCACTCAGGAGTTCGCCGGGGCGCAGTGGTTCTAGGGTTAAGGTACCGGGAATCGTCGCATAGAGGGTAATGACTGTGCCATTGAGATAGCCTACCCGACTGACCACATTCCGCTGTCGCCACCAGAGGAGATAGACAGCTAAGCCAATGAGCGTCACCCCTAGGCCAATCCGAACCACCCGAAAAATGCGGCGCCGTGTCTCAGTTTGTGGGGGTTTGTTCGCAACTGCACTCGAAGATGAGGTATTCATATTTTTTGTCTCCACTCCCCCGCCTCAGCAATGTACGCCGCGGGAAGTCCGTGTTCCTCTGCCCCCTTGAGGATTGTCTCGAGATAATCGCCTGCCGGCAACAGGGTCTGATCAATGAAATCCTCCCCTGCCCCATAGGCCAAGGCTGTCATGGTCTGCCCTGTGGACGCGATGACTTTGACAAATGCATGGCGGTAGTGTCCGCCCCTTCATCATAATAATCTAGTCGTTCAATCTCTGCTGCCGTACAGGAGTAAATGCCCCCCCAGACGGAATGGTTAGGATGGGGGACGAGATTAGCTTTGCCAGTGCCATCCTCACTGCGTTTGTTAAAGACAAGACGATAGCTGCATAGTTGAGCAATTGCCGCCTCCGGCACCCTACCTAAGCGACGTTTTTTTGGGGCAGTACAGAGGTTGCTGCCGTAGGCAAAGTACCTAAGAAAGTGCCTAATCGTACTCACCCTATTCTGCTTGCTTATTGAGACTTATTGAGAGGTCAAGTGTATTTTACTTTGAGCCAGAGAAGGGTTAGTGGAGTAGTGCAGTTGCCGATAGGCTTCCATCAGGGCGATCGCCACCGAGGCCGAAAGGTTCAAACTGCGCACCGCCGGCTGCCACATGGGAATTTTTAAGAAGGCATCACAGGTGGCCAAGACATCGGCGGGGATGCCATCGGGTTCACTGCCAAAGACCAGCCAATCGCTCTCAGCAAAGCTAAAGTCCCAGTAAATCTGCTGTGCCGAAGGTTCAAAGGCAACAAGGCGTCCGCCGCTATGGGTGGTTTTTAGAAATGTCGGCCAGTCAGGGTGGCAGTACAGAGTGACATACGGCCAATAATCCAGACCTGCCCGCTTGAGGTAGCGATCGCTCAGCTCAAACCCCAAGGGTTCAATCAGATGCAGGGGGGTCTGGGTGGCAGCACAGGTACGGGCAATATTACCTGTATTGGGGGGAATCTGGGGATGGACAAGTACCACAGCAGGCATCGTCTTGGTTTTGGAGGCATCAACAGGAGACTTAATCAGTGGTCGATCGAGCACTAGGGGTTAAGCCCCGCCGTCCCTCTTCGCGGGCATAGGTCAAAAAGCGCTGGAGATGTTCCAAGTGCTCTGAAGGAGGCAGTGTTGCCAATTGGGCGATCGCCTGAGCCAAGGGCAAGTCACGGCGATAGAGAATCCGAAAGGCTTCCTTGAGGTCTCGCATTTCTGCCTCTGTCACCCCTGCCCGCCGCAGTCCCACCTGATTCAGTGCCCGAACCCGTGCCGGGTGACCTTCCACCAGCATATAGGGAGGTACATCGCGATCCACCCGTGCCATTGCCCCCACCATCGCCAAGCGACCAATGTGCACAAACTGGTGAATGCCCACCATACCGCCAATGCGGGCTTTCGACTCAATGCAAACATGACCAGCGATCGAAGCGGCATTCGTAATGACCACCTGATCCTCAATCACACAATCATGAGCCACATGGACATAGGCCAGCAGTAGATTATGGTTACCAATGATCGTCGCATCCCCTTCACCATTGGCGCGGTTAATTGTCACAAACTCGCGAATCGTGTTGTAATCACCAATGCGTAGGGCACTGTTGGCACCCGTATATTTTTGATCCTGAGAGGCCGTACCGATAATTGCTCCCGAAAAGATGCGATTGCCGACCCCCACTTCCGTTGGCCCTTCAATAATCACATGGGCGCCAATTTCCGTATGGGCACCGACGCGCACGTGTTCGCCAATCACGGCATAGGGGCCGACCCGAACTGTGGGATGCAGTTCAGCACTGGGGTGAATGACAGCAGTGGGATGGATGAGCGTTTGCATCATCGCTTGTCACTAGTCCACCAGCGAGAACATCATCTCGCCCTCACAGACCAATTGGCCATTCACCTCAGCCCGTCCTTGCATTTTGCCAATACGCTGCTGTTTAACGACGAGAAGTTCCGCCCGCAGGATCAACTGATCCCCCGGCACCACGGGACGGCGAAAGCGTACTTTATCAATGCCCGCAAAGACAGAGAGCTTATCCTTTGCCCAATTCATTTGCATTAGGACAACGCCTCCCACTTGGGCAAGGGCTTCAACAATGAGCACCCCCGGCATAATCGGACGGCCGGGAAAATGCCCCTGAAAAAAGGGTTCGTTGATGGTCACGTTTTTTAGCCCCACGGCATACTTTTCTGGCACGTAGTCAATGATGCGATCCACCAGCAGAAAGGGATAGCGATGGGGAAGCAATTGTTGGAGATCAGTCACCGTCAGCACAGAAGTGGGTGGGCAGTCAGTCAACGTTGGCATAGGAGTCGGGGTCAGCTTCACATCAAAGATATACACAAAATCATAGGGGAGAATGGTTGCTGACTAAACCATCTGTCGCGCGATCGCCCGTGCCAATTGGGTATGCAGATGATGGCTCGCC contains these protein-coding regions:
- a CDS encoding gamma-glutamylcyclotransferase family protein; the encoded protein is MSTIRHFLRYFAYGSNLCTAPKKRRLGRVPEAAIAQLCSYRLVFNKRSEDGTGKANLVPHPNHSVWGGIYSCTAAEIERLDYYDEGADTTAMHLSKSSRPQGRP
- a CDS encoding glycosyltransferase family 2 protein; translated protein: MGRKLLQTDGWLVLLGILALLGVLLWQVDWRDLLPNLVGFWHGGQAIMRPQGTTLEALLLPAFVWLAITFLLKELSPKPTFWSRLIVSVGIALLGIRYELWRFFGSLNLDDPLNGTISIVLFLAELLTVLNSVAFFFHCIFSIDRTPEADRLSQAVIRSEYLPWVDVILPTYNEGVDILRRSVIACQAMDYPHKRVYLLDDTRRPAVRALAAELGCEYRDRPDNRHAKAGNINHALPTLTGELITVFDADFVPTRNFLTRTVGFFQDPKTAMVQTPQHFFNEDPIAVNLGLEGILNNEQTLFFRFIQPCRDYWDSVVCCGTCFVIRRSALDEIGGIPTDSITEDYMTTIKLQSLGYRVKYLNEALAAGMSPETISAYINQRLRWGQGTLQMLFLGGNFFTAPNLWLTQRLSHSLSIIYWLLSIPRVIFLLAPLAFLLFGIAPLRATVNEILYFYFPYYLGNIMAFSWLTEGRRSAFWSDVYETIIAFPMAITVIRTLIRPKGKTFKVTPKGIVDPHRININWPLIRPLMIIAILTIVGLIWRSSPLQDTIVNPDSLAVNVVWSIYNLSLLLVCMLVAIDVPQRRFTRFLRAEPCELIVGGDRYIGQTVDISEEGARLQIRRCDTCRENHPSPQGLRTYSAQFRLLPPSELADLWISAELRWHDQERLMQLQQGGSSQPVEMRIRFVDLSLAEQRRLIPYLYCQPGQWDEIRVPEIKTAWAMIQSVFRLHPLAESR
- a CDS encoding HlyD family secretion protein, with amino-acid sequence MNTSSSSAVANKPPQTETRRRIFRVVRIGLGVTLIGLAVYLLWWRQRNVVSRVGYLNGTVITLYATIPGTLTLEPLRPGELLSAGTEIGTIRNDRNPQLETDRQNLETRLNVALSQQQGLQQKRNSRMALINQLDRYQQSQQALEIRFAQEAVQRTLGELRQAQEALAIARIEADRYTSLVETGAVARQLADEAVSRAKQAAKFVESKQAELRRQRTALQAARQGLQLDASRTFSFPQIRLIDLQLELVDIDVELLAVATTIGELRREIANIKQQLSLQRVAPVKAPTTAVVWSVIHKTGDLGIPLTAGDPIVKVLDCNDVWATALVAERDNPRLRIGQEATVRLLDGSDRRLKGIVRAIRGGPGKVEVGENVAVPPPDLVRNELAVDVQLNNLPEDLSAERFCGVGQSVEVVFGT
- the lpxA gene encoding acyl-ACP--UDP-N-acetylglucosamine O-acyltransferase, translated to MQTLIHPTAVIHPSAELHPTVRVGPYAVIGEHVRVGAHTEIGAHVIIEGPTEVGVGNRIFSGAIIGTASQDQKYTGANSALRIGDYNTIREFVTINRANGEGDATIIGNHNLLLAYVHVAHDCVIEDQVVITNAASIAGHVCIESKARIGGMVGIHQFVHIGRLAMVGAMARVDRDVPPYMLVEGHPARVRALNQVGLRRAGVTEAEMRDLKEAFRILYRRDLPLAQAIAQLATLPPSEHLEHLQRFLTYAREEGRRGLTPSARSTTD
- a CDS encoding tRNA (cytidine(34)-2'-O)-methyltransferase: MPAVVLVHPQIPPNTGNIARTCAATQTPLHLIEPLGFELSDRYLKRAGLDYWPYVTLYCHPDWPTFLKTTHSGGRLVAFEPSAQQIYWDFSFAESDWLVFGSEPDGIPADVLATCDAFLKIPMWQPAVRSLNLSASVAIALMEAYRQLHYSTNPSLAQSKIHLTSQ
- a CDS encoding gamma-glutamylcyclotransferase, which translates into the protein MTALAYGAGEDFIDQTLLPAGDYLETILKGAEEHGLPAAYIAEAGEWRQKI
- the fabZ gene encoding 3-hydroxyacyl-ACP dehydratase FabZ codes for the protein MPTLTDCPPTSVLTVTDLQQLLPHRYPFLLVDRIIDYVPEKYAVGLKNVTINEPFFQGHFPGRPIMPGVLIVEALAQVGGVVLMQMNWAKDKLSVFAGIDKVRFRRPVVPGDQLILRAELLVVKQQRIGKMQGRAEVNGQLVCEGEMMFSLVD